A single genomic interval of Rosistilla ulvae harbors:
- a CDS encoding sugar phosphate isomerase/epimerase family protein: MKLHNAMWPGLVGKGTDEGQEPPISLEKMLDLTAAAEVNGQKFDGIDYFLFLPHTNPEASDDELRQIADLIQSKGFAVGSLVAPVWPGTIGDSAMGTAEQREKFLSAVKMACRVAGIFDNHGVRKYGVIRIDSAEFGVEKWKENPSANTAQIAATFKEAAKIAADHGQRLAAEGEICWAGMHSWKDMLDLLEAVGMPESLGFQADLAHTYLYLMGYNAAEHALLQPGYSDEEFYAAYEKMTDKLRPWTIDFHVAQNDGEVHGAGSHDKTGKHCPADDPNGKLDIVRCASYWLKDASSRGIQHICWDGCMFPNATLEDPKTWNTILDTMIKVRDANASLV, translated from the coding sequence ATGAAACTACACAACGCGATGTGGCCCGGACTGGTTGGCAAAGGGACCGACGAGGGACAAGAGCCGCCGATCAGTCTGGAAAAGATGCTCGACCTGACAGCCGCTGCCGAAGTTAACGGTCAGAAGTTCGATGGCATCGATTATTTCCTGTTCCTGCCTCACACCAACCCTGAAGCGAGCGACGACGAACTGCGTCAGATCGCCGACCTGATCCAAAGCAAAGGCTTTGCCGTCGGTTCGCTGGTCGCCCCCGTATGGCCCGGCACGATCGGCGATTCCGCGATGGGAACCGCCGAACAACGCGAAAAGTTCCTTTCGGCAGTCAAGATGGCCTGCCGCGTCGCTGGCATCTTCGATAACCATGGCGTTCGCAAATACGGCGTGATCCGCATCGACAGTGCCGAATTCGGCGTCGAAAAGTGGAAAGAGAACCCGTCGGCCAATACCGCTCAAATCGCAGCGACCTTCAAAGAAGCTGCCAAGATCGCCGCCGATCACGGCCAGCGTCTGGCTGCCGAAGGCGAGATCTGCTGGGCCGGCATGCACAGCTGGAAGGACATGTTAGACCTTCTCGAAGCGGTTGGGATGCCAGAGAGTCTCGGTTTCCAAGCCGACCTGGCTCACACGTATCTGTACCTGATGGGCTACAACGCCGCCGAACACGCGCTGCTGCAACCGGGCTACAGCGACGAAGAGTTCTACGCAGCGTATGAGAAGATGACCGACAAACTGCGTCCTTGGACGATCGATTTCCACGTCGCCCAGAACGATGGCGAAGTCCACGGTGCCGGGTCGCACGACAAGACGGGCAAGCACTGCCCGGCGGATGATCCCAACGGCAAATTGGACATCGTCCGTTGCGCCAGCTACTGGCTCAAAGACGCTTCGTCGCGTGGCATCCAACACATCTGCTGGGACGGCTGCATGTTCCCCAACGCGACGCTGGAAGATCCCAAGACTTGGAACACGATCCTCGACACAATGATCAAGGTTCGCGACGCCAACGCCAGCTTGGTGTAA
- a CDS encoding MotA/TolQ/ExbB proton channel family protein, giving the protein MLLAKTDVYSLIANSIYFALAAVALWGIYCVVIVWTRVAAKRFKSEDDQNDYLDEVAEPLEEGDFDAALELVEGDPRAIPQMVELALENRDLGYQKVKALVVERFQRDVIADLEHRLSWISTVIKSAPMIGLFGTVFGMMGAFKTLATAESVDPTMLAADINVALRTTACGLAIAVPLIIATASVNIRISKMEDLVGAGLNRFFEAFRNGLSRPR; this is encoded by the coding sequence ATGCTGCTTGCGAAAACCGACGTTTATTCACTGATCGCCAACTCGATTTATTTCGCCTTGGCCGCCGTCGCCCTGTGGGGAATCTATTGCGTGGTGATCGTTTGGACACGCGTCGCGGCAAAGCGATTCAAATCCGAAGACGACCAAAACGACTACCTGGACGAAGTTGCCGAACCATTGGAAGAGGGCGACTTTGACGCGGCGCTCGAACTTGTCGAAGGAGACCCGCGAGCGATTCCCCAGATGGTCGAATTGGCATTGGAAAATCGCGACCTCGGCTACCAAAAGGTGAAGGCGCTGGTCGTCGAGCGATTCCAACGCGATGTGATCGCCGACCTGGAACACCGGCTCAGCTGGATTTCGACGGTGATCAAAAGCGCCCCGATGATCGGGCTGTTCGGGACGGTATTCGGCATGATGGGTGCCTTTAAAACGTTGGCGACCGCCGAATCGGTCGACCCGACAATGCTCGCGGCCGACATTAACGTCGCGCTGCGAACGACAGCTTGCGGGCTGGCGATCGCGGTTCCGTTGATCATCGCCACCGCCAGCGTGAACATCCGGATCAGCAAGATGGAAGACCTGGTCGGTGCCGGTTTGAACCGCTTCTTCGAAGCGTTCCGCAACGGGCTGTCGCGGCCTCGCTAA
- a CDS encoding aldose 1-epimerase family protein, with protein MATNFKNPAAPRTLPAIDWHPPREGCLAAMESAEGQITLKYGTIASGRGAGIEVVQIDTGPMQVTLLPTRGMAIWQVICDGIPFKWNSPVDGPVHPSLVPVHDPGGIGWLEGFDELLVRCGLVSNGAPEFEESGRLRYPLHGRIANTPAERVWAEEIEGRCVVAGEAHEKRLFFNNLILTTRISVAPGGREIEIEDTITNRGSQAAETQMLYHINVGAPVLEEGAKLLLAYEELSPRNAHAASDIPTWDRYPGPKSGYQEQVHLFRVKSDASGSTAMMLQSPGGRQGFGLSYDTTTLPYFIVWKNTAAHEDGYVTGLEPATNFPNPRSFEAERGRVATIPAGGSITHRVNLHPLVGQLNVDAFAAKVHALQGDGSATVHEQPKPDWAS; from the coding sequence ATGGCAACCAATTTCAAAAATCCCGCAGCCCCCCGCACGCTCCCCGCGATCGATTGGCATCCGCCGCGCGAAGGCTGCTTGGCCGCGATGGAGTCGGCCGAGGGGCAAATCACCCTGAAGTACGGCACGATCGCCAGCGGTCGTGGGGCGGGGATCGAGGTGGTGCAGATCGATACCGGACCGATGCAGGTGACCCTGTTGCCGACCCGCGGGATGGCGATTTGGCAAGTGATTTGCGACGGAATCCCCTTCAAATGGAACTCCCCGGTCGATGGCCCCGTCCACCCGTCGCTGGTTCCGGTCCACGATCCGGGCGGGATCGGATGGCTGGAAGGATTTGATGAATTGCTGGTCCGATGCGGTTTGGTCAGCAATGGAGCTCCCGAATTCGAGGAATCGGGGCGGTTGCGGTACCCGCTGCACGGCCGGATCGCCAACACGCCGGCAGAGCGGGTGTGGGCTGAGGAGATCGAGGGGCGATGTGTCGTCGCGGGGGAGGCGCACGAAAAGCGGCTGTTTTTCAATAACTTAATACTGACGACGCGGATCTCCGTCGCTCCTGGCGGTCGCGAGATCGAGATCGAAGACACGATCACCAATCGCGGCTCGCAGGCTGCCGAAACCCAGATGCTGTATCATATTAATGTCGGGGCTCCGGTACTGGAGGAGGGGGCGAAGTTGTTGCTAGCTTACGAAGAGCTATCGCCGCGGAACGCTCACGCCGCTAGCGACATCCCGACCTGGGATCGGTATCCCGGCCCGAAGTCGGGATATCAGGAACAGGTGCATCTGTTCCGAGTGAAGTCCGACGCATCCGGATCGACCGCGATGATGCTGCAATCCCCCGGCGGCCGGCAAGGCTTTGGCCTTTCTTACGATACGACCACCCTGCCCTATTTCATCGTTTGGAAGAACACAGCGGCGCACGAAGACGGTTACGTCACGGGGCTCGAACCTGCGACCAATTTCCCCAATCCCCGCAGCTTCGAAGCGGAACGCGGCCGCGTGGCGACGATTCCCGCCGGCGGAAGCATCACCCACCGGGTGAATTTGCACCCATTGGTTGGTCAGCTAAACGTTGACGCCTTCGCCGCAAAGGTCCACGCCCTGCAAGGCGACGGTTCGGCGACGGTGCATGAGCAGCCGAAGCCCGACTGGGCGTCTTGA
- a CDS encoding Gfo/Idh/MocA family protein, translating into MKNVNIGMIGYGFMGKAHTNGYAQANHFFKLGHKPVLKALCARNAEKAQEFADNWGYESIETDWRELLKRDDIDAVDICVPNNLHKEISIAAAEAGKAVLCEKPLAIDVAEGEAMCEAVEKAGVPNMVWYNYRRVPAVSLAKQIIDEGRLGKIFHYRANFLQDWTINADVPQGGAATWRLDAEAAGSGVTGDLLAHCIDTAIWLNGNIKDVSAMTETFVKERMHAETGKKEPVTIDDACMFHCHFENGSLGLFESTRYARGHKALNTLEINGEHGSLAWDLHDLHRLQYFNYADDGIVRGWRDVHVSDGDQPYMGNWWVPGLNIGYEHSFIHQVADFLKSLDEGKPVHPSFRDALETQKVCDAVLKSAKERAWMDV; encoded by the coding sequence ATGAAAAACGTCAACATCGGAATGATCGGTTACGGTTTCATGGGCAAGGCGCACACCAACGGCTACGCCCAAGCGAACCACTTCTTTAAGCTTGGCCACAAACCGGTCCTCAAGGCGCTGTGTGCTCGCAACGCGGAAAAGGCCCAAGAGTTTGCCGACAACTGGGGCTACGAATCGATCGAAACCGACTGGCGTGAATTGCTGAAGCGCGACGACATCGACGCCGTCGACATCTGCGTGCCAAACAACTTGCACAAAGAGATCTCGATCGCCGCCGCCGAAGCGGGCAAGGCGGTTCTGTGCGAGAAGCCGTTGGCGATCGATGTCGCCGAAGGGGAAGCGATGTGCGAAGCGGTCGAGAAAGCGGGCGTGCCGAACATGGTCTGGTACAACTACCGCCGCGTCCCCGCGGTTTCGTTGGCCAAGCAGATCATCGATGAAGGTCGCTTGGGCAAGATCTTCCATTACCGCGCGAACTTCTTGCAAGACTGGACGATCAACGCCGACGTCCCTCAAGGTGGCGCAGCGACCTGGCGCCTAGATGCCGAAGCGGCCGGCAGCGGCGTGACCGGCGACTTGCTGGCTCACTGCATCGATACAGCGATCTGGCTCAACGGCAACATCAAAGACGTCTCGGCGATGACCGAGACCTTTGTCAAGGAACGCATGCATGCCGAAACCGGCAAGAAGGAACCTGTCACGATCGACGATGCCTGCATGTTCCATTGCCACTTCGAGAACGGCTCCCTCGGTCTGTTCGAATCGACGCGATACGCCCGCGGCCACAAGGCGCTCAACACGCTGGAGATCAACGGCGAACACGGCAGCCTGGCCTGGGATCTGCACGACCTGCATCGCCTGCAATACTTCAACTACGCCGACGACGGGATCGTCCGCGGCTGGCGCGACGTTCACGTATCCGATGGCGACCAACCCTACATGGGCAACTGGTGGGTTCCCGGCTTGAACATCGGATACGAGCACAGCTTCATCCACCAAGTCGCCGACTTCTTGAAGAGTCTCGACGAAGGAAAGCCGGTTCACCCATCGTTCCGCGACGCCTTGGAAACGCAAAAGGTCTGCGATGCAGTCCTCAAGAGCGCCAAAGAACGCGCCTGGATGGACGTCTAA
- a CDS encoding DUF1501 domain-containing protein produces MLNRRAMLRVGGAGMLGMSMPKLIRAAEQTRQIKPKAKSVIFLFQWGGPSQLDTFDMKPNAPAAVRSPYRPIASSADGIEVCELLPNMARQMHHVSLIRTMTHKMKNHASAGYYALSGHEPPSDDQRLRDSLDLFPAYGSVVDHLLPSNSGMPSFVSYPHVIRDGSIVPGQHASFLGKGHDPLLFLEDPNDKNFQLPELSLPDGLSIDRLHRRREMQQLVDQQMRLMEHSGEARGFDQYYERAISMLTSDNVRKAFDLSAEPTAVREAYGRTSYGQSCLLARRLVESGVKFVTVYFSNSIGGRRVGQGGWDTHGFDNTRMYKIVDKYQMPLTDQTLPTLIDDLHQRGLLDETLVVWMGEFGRTPEINKNVSRDHWPQCYTALLAGGGVKGGYVHGKSDERAKFPLEKAVKPEDLAATMYQLLGIDPNTEIYDRDNRPLIIGGRPLYDVMA; encoded by the coding sequence ATGTTGAATCGACGCGCGATGTTGCGAGTTGGAGGTGCGGGAATGCTGGGGATGTCGATGCCCAAGTTGATCCGCGCCGCCGAACAGACGCGGCAGATCAAGCCGAAGGCCAAGTCGGTGATCTTCCTGTTCCAGTGGGGCGGGCCGAGTCAGTTGGACACGTTCGACATGAAACCGAACGCACCGGCGGCGGTGCGAAGTCCCTACCGGCCGATCGCTTCGAGCGCCGATGGGATCGAGGTCTGCGAACTGTTGCCCAACATGGCGCGGCAAATGCATCATGTGAGCTTGATTCGCACGATGACTCACAAGATGAAGAACCATGCTTCAGCCGGCTACTACGCGCTCAGCGGTCACGAACCGCCTAGCGACGATCAACGGCTGCGCGATTCGCTGGACCTCTTCCCCGCTTACGGTAGCGTCGTCGATCATCTGCTGCCAAGCAATTCAGGGATGCCATCGTTTGTCTCCTATCCGCACGTGATCCGCGACGGCTCGATCGTCCCCGGACAACACGCCAGCTTTCTCGGCAAGGGGCACGACCCGCTGCTATTCCTGGAAGACCCCAACGACAAAAACTTCCAGCTCCCCGAACTCAGCCTTCCCGACGGGCTGTCGATCGATCGCCTGCATCGCCGCCGCGAGATGCAACAACTGGTCGATCAACAGATGCGGTTGATGGAGCACTCGGGCGAGGCTCGTGGCTTCGACCAGTATTACGAGCGGGCGATCTCGATGCTCACATCGGACAACGTCCGCAAAGCGTTCGACCTGTCAGCCGAACCGACAGCCGTTCGCGAGGCGTACGGCCGGACCAGCTATGGGCAGAGCTGCCTGCTGGCCCGGCGATTGGTTGAATCGGGCGTGAAGTTTGTCACCGTCTACTTCTCCAACAGCATCGGCGGTCGCCGCGTTGGGCAGGGAGGCTGGGACACTCACGGCTTCGACAACACGCGGATGTACAAGATCGTCGACAAATACCAAATGCCGCTGACCGACCAGACGCTGCCAACGCTGATCGACGATCTACATCAACGCGGCCTGTTGGACGAGACGCTTGTCGTCTGGATGGGAGAATTCGGCCGCACGCCGGAGATCAACAAGAACGTCAGCCGCGACCACTGGCCCCAGTGCTACACCGCGTTACTGGCTGGTGGCGGCGTCAAGGGAGGCTACGTTCATGGCAAGTCGGACGAACGGGCGAAGTTCCCGTTGGAGAAGGCAGTCAAACCGGAAGACCTCGCCGCGACGATGTATCAATTGCTGGGGATCGATCCCAACACCGAGATCTACGATCGCGACAACCGACCGCTGATCATCGGCGGTCGACCGCTGTACGACGTGATGGCCTAA
- a CDS encoding SpoIIAA family protein produces MAIAIHEDFETGQLEVKVSDKLSKEDYEHFEPAVERLIESAGKIKILLVMHDFHGWDMGAVWEDIKFATKHCRDIEKIAMVGETQWEKWMSAICKPFTMSTIKYFDAGQEQEARQWLA; encoded by the coding sequence ATGGCGATCGCGATCCACGAAGACTTCGAAACAGGACAATTGGAAGTTAAAGTCAGCGACAAGCTGAGCAAAGAGGACTACGAGCACTTCGAACCCGCCGTCGAGCGTCTGATCGAATCGGCCGGCAAAATCAAGATCTTGCTCGTGATGCACGACTTCCACGGCTGGGACATGGGAGCGGTTTGGGAAGACATCAAATTTGCGACCAAGCACTGCCGTGACATCGAAAAGATTGCGATGGTCGGCGAAACCCAATGGGAAAAATGGATGTCGGCGATCTGCAAGCCGTTCACCATGTCGACGATCAAATACTTTGACGCCGGCCAGGAACAAGAAGCCCGCCAATGGCTCGCGTAG
- a CDS encoding cupin domain-containing protein, producing MPQISLDEGLVKSDNVASILDSAMNAGGGLLRLTPTWVPRSFLQPGRRIKLHPSDYYRFGADRGGIDERWFGSTTEAANEGRVWHEGLSFCLHEGQKFLLKDAVAEAGDRLIGKDMFAKYDRWPVYSKFFDNMGPIPHHMHQSQEDAELVGQEGKPESYYFPPQLNNVDNNFAYTFMGLEPGTTKDQVRKCLENWNEGDNGILDLSRAHRLKRGTGWLIPPGVLHAPGSLCTYEPQWGSDVFGMFQSIVEGRYVPWSLLVKDMPEDKHQDLDFIIGQLDWEKNVDTHFKESNYLEPIVDTDRSGDGYEDLWIVYGRVDSKQLFSAKELTIQPGKKCTLQEPGASSWITMQGKGKMGSLNLQTPASIRFGENTEDEIFISYEAANAGVVIENTGSEPLVGLRYFGPDVHPNLPLHGGSK from the coding sequence ATGCCTCAAATAAGCCTCGACGAAGGATTGGTCAAATCGGACAACGTCGCATCAATCTTGGATTCGGCAATGAACGCAGGGGGTGGCCTGCTGCGTTTAACGCCCACTTGGGTGCCTCGATCCTTCCTTCAACCGGGGCGCCGGATCAAGCTGCACCCGAGCGATTATTATCGCTTCGGCGCCGATCGCGGTGGCATCGATGAACGCTGGTTCGGCAGCACGACCGAAGCGGCCAACGAGGGACGCGTCTGGCACGAAGGACTCAGTTTCTGCCTGCACGAAGGGCAAAAGTTCCTGCTCAAAGATGCCGTTGCCGAAGCGGGCGACCGCTTGATCGGTAAAGACATGTTCGCGAAGTACGATCGCTGGCCAGTCTACAGCAAGTTCTTCGACAACATGGGCCCGATCCCGCACCACATGCACCAGAGCCAAGAAGATGCGGAACTGGTCGGCCAGGAAGGTAAGCCCGAGAGCTATTATTTCCCGCCACAATTGAACAACGTCGACAACAACTTTGCCTACACCTTCATGGGCCTCGAACCAGGCACCACCAAGGACCAAGTTCGCAAGTGCTTGGAAAATTGGAACGAAGGGGACAACGGAATCCTCGACCTCTCGCGTGCCCATCGCCTGAAGCGCGGCACCGGTTGGTTGATCCCGCCGGGCGTCCTGCACGCTCCCGGATCGTTGTGCACCTATGAACCGCAGTGGGGCAGCGACGTCTTTGGCATGTTCCAATCGATCGTCGAAGGCCGCTACGTGCCGTGGTCGCTGCTGGTCAAGGACATGCCCGAAGACAAGCACCAAGACCTCGACTTCATCATCGGTCAGCTCGACTGGGAAAAGAACGTCGACACCCACTTCAAGGAATCGAACTACCTGGAACCGATCGTCGACACCGATCGCAGCGGCGACGGGTACGAAGATCTGTGGATCGTTTACGGCCGCGTCGACAGCAAGCAATTGTTCAGCGCGAAAGAGCTGACGATTCAACCGGGCAAGAAGTGCACGCTGCAAGAACCGGGCGCTAGCAGCTGGATCACGATGCAGGGCAAGGGGAAGATGGGCAGCTTGAATCTGCAGACCCCCGCTTCGATTCGCTTCGGCGAAAACACTGAAGACGAGATCTTCATCTCGTACGAAGCCGCCAACGCCGGCGTTGTGATCGAAAACACCGGCAGCGAACCGCTTGTCGGTCTGCGGTACTTCGGTCCCGATGTGCATCCGAACCTGCCACTGCACGGCGGATCGAAATAG
- a CDS encoding DUF4159 domain-containing protein → MQEETVYPMNRFRCTSMIRLVVLVCVASSWASAASAQVTAEAVQHAIDRGVAFLKKQQSAETGGWQEYTNQSCGLSALCTLALLNCGLDHNDPTIARALDYLRQCEPKRTYSISLQTMVFCQARQARDLATIRTNVRLLEDLMIRRDDGPMQPGGWPYQTGQGNGDPSNSQFALLALSAAEERGVAVSKEVFEIAEDYWLRRQQRQGGWTYSSTAKGAPASGSMTCAGIASLVITRGRSGKSQARIEKGMIQCCGADIEERDPIQAGLDWLGKNFLVSANPGVRVHGLYYLYALERVGRLTGHRLIGGHDWYREGAEYLLKRQDGFEGFWRGVGHDDSIPTIGTSFALLFLAKGKRQVVISRLQHGVASDWNWHPDALRQLTHHVERKWQQDLTWQTVQLAGASVEELLKSPILFISGSGPLVTTAQQRETLKQYVEQGGFIFAQATAASGCQPSREFEQSLRQLVEELFDAPLEKLPVDHPIWNAEYRLKPTKMPDNFWLYGVQACCRTSIVYSPVSLACLWELSDPTGRRELPERWKPAIETAAHLGQNVIAYATGRRLRDKLDGQTVLVPDTDLEVSPRNTLIVPQLEIGAGGDEAPRALPNLMEWMRRQVSTEIASPAEMAGFDAKTLQDYSIVFMHGRYSFTLTESQRNVLRDFLTGGGTIFAGAICGNDEFTQSFRREMQLVLPGVPLSPLAADHEAFTSRFRGFNLSSVTLRKPVEGESGIVVSEKVGAPLIEVMRQDDRDCVFFSPFDLSCALENQGGIQCAGYDTVDAAKIGINLILYAMLQ, encoded by the coding sequence GTGCAAGAAGAAACTGTCTATCCAATGAACCGGTTCCGCTGCACGTCGATGATCCGCTTGGTTGTCTTGGTTTGTGTCGCGTCGAGTTGGGCATCCGCGGCGTCGGCTCAGGTCACCGCCGAGGCGGTGCAGCACGCGATCGATCGGGGCGTTGCGTTTTTGAAGAAACAGCAGTCGGCGGAGACCGGCGGTTGGCAGGAGTATACGAATCAGAGCTGCGGGCTGTCGGCGCTCTGTACGCTGGCGTTGCTCAATTGTGGCTTGGATCACAACGATCCGACGATCGCTCGCGCGTTGGACTACTTGCGTCAATGCGAACCGAAGCGGACCTATTCGATCTCGCTGCAGACGATGGTTTTTTGCCAGGCGCGGCAGGCCCGCGATCTGGCGACGATCCGGACCAACGTGCGGCTGCTGGAAGATTTGATGATCCGCCGCGACGACGGCCCCATGCAACCGGGCGGATGGCCGTATCAGACAGGGCAAGGAAACGGCGATCCCTCCAATTCGCAGTTCGCGTTGCTGGCGCTAAGCGCTGCGGAGGAACGGGGCGTGGCGGTTTCGAAGGAGGTGTTTGAGATCGCCGAAGATTATTGGCTGCGTCGCCAACAGCGTCAGGGCGGCTGGACCTATTCCTCCACCGCGAAAGGGGCTCCGGCGAGCGGAAGCATGACGTGTGCCGGGATCGCATCGCTGGTGATCACTCGCGGGCGATCGGGCAAGAGCCAGGCGAGGATCGAAAAGGGGATGATCCAGTGCTGCGGTGCCGACATCGAGGAGCGGGATCCGATCCAAGCGGGCTTGGACTGGTTGGGGAAGAATTTTCTTGTGTCGGCGAATCCAGGAGTGCGGGTGCATGGGCTGTATTATCTGTATGCGTTGGAACGCGTCGGTCGTTTGACCGGGCATCGATTGATCGGCGGGCACGATTGGTATCGCGAAGGGGCCGAATATCTGCTGAAGCGTCAGGATGGTTTCGAAGGCTTTTGGCGCGGTGTGGGACACGACGACAGTATTCCCACGATCGGCACGTCGTTCGCGCTGCTGTTCCTCGCCAAGGGAAAGCGGCAGGTGGTGATCAGCCGCTTGCAGCACGGTGTGGCATCCGATTGGAACTGGCATCCCGACGCGCTGCGGCAATTGACGCATCATGTGGAACGCAAGTGGCAGCAGGATCTGACTTGGCAAACGGTGCAGCTGGCTGGTGCGTCGGTCGAGGAACTGCTGAAGTCGCCGATCTTATTTATAAGCGGCAGCGGACCGTTGGTGACGACGGCACAACAACGCGAAACACTGAAGCAATATGTCGAGCAAGGTGGCTTCATCTTCGCGCAAGCAACCGCGGCTAGCGGATGCCAGCCGAGTCGCGAGTTCGAACAATCGCTGCGGCAGTTGGTCGAGGAGTTGTTCGATGCGCCGTTGGAGAAGCTGCCTGTCGATCATCCGATCTGGAATGCCGAATATCGTTTGAAGCCGACCAAGATGCCGGACAACTTCTGGTTGTATGGCGTTCAGGCGTGCTGCCGGACCAGCATCGTCTACAGCCCCGTTTCGCTCGCCTGTTTGTGGGAGTTGAGCGATCCAACGGGGCGCCGCGAATTGCCGGAGCGTTGGAAGCCGGCGATCGAAACGGCGGCGCACTTGGGGCAAAACGTGATCGCTTATGCGACCGGGCGCCGGTTGCGGGACAAGCTGGACGGACAGACTGTCTTGGTGCCGGATACCGATCTGGAGGTGTCGCCGCGGAATACGTTGATCGTTCCTCAATTGGAGATCGGCGCCGGGGGGGACGAAGCGCCGCGGGCGCTGCCGAATTTGATGGAATGGATGCGGCGGCAGGTTTCGACCGAGATCGCCAGCCCGGCGGAGATGGCTGGCTTCGATGCCAAGACGCTGCAGGATTACAGCATCGTCTTTATGCACGGTCGCTACAGTTTCACGCTGACCGAATCCCAGCGGAATGTGCTCCGCGATTTCTTGACCGGCGGCGGGACGATTTTTGCGGGGGCGATCTGCGGCAACGACGAATTCACTCAGTCGTTCCGCCGCGAGATGCAGCTTGTGTTGCCGGGCGTTCCGCTGTCGCCATTGGCTGCCGATCACGAGGCGTTTACGTCGCGGTTCCGCGGATTCAACCTATCGTCGGTGACGCTGCGGAAGCCGGTCGAAGGGGAGTCGGGGATTGTGGTCAGCGAGAAGGTCGGCGCGCCGTTGATCGAAGTGATGCGGCAGGACGATCGCGATTGCGTCTTCTTCTCTCCGTTTGATCTCAGTTGCGCTCTAGAAAATCAGGGCGGGATTCAGTGCGCGGGCTACGACACGGTGGACGCGGCCAAGATCGGAATTAATCTGATCCTCTATGCAATGCTGCAGTAA
- a CDS encoding radical SAM protein gives MAKRLALETDKRLLWKLFWLMGIKGFLSVHKHKRRLKRGEFFPPFLYMSVINSCNLRCQGCWVDVGAKQSRIEVDAANKTITQAKAMGNSFFGILGGEPFMHKDLMEIFKAHPDAYFQVFTNGHFITDEVAAELHQLGNVTPLISVEGSEIISDQRRGREGVLNQTMEGIRAALRNNLMVGVCTSVCQTNIDDLVNDAWVDRLIEMGVMYCWFHVYRPCGPDANPDLSLTSDQQRRVRQFVVDTRATKPIIVVDAYHDGAGNALCPAVTGFTHHIGPWGDIEPCPIIQLAAETIHDDRPLKEKFNESEFLRDFRHMTAQNTRGCVVMERPDILVQIAEKHGARDTTARGTAIEELKAMQPRRSQYVPGNEIPERNLAYRLAKKFCFSDFGAYDQQAFTQASWTDPGESPTPAGGRSPSQLPVISSK, from the coding sequence ATGGCCAAGCGGCTCGCTTTGGAAACCGATAAGCGTTTGCTGTGGAAGCTGTTTTGGTTGATGGGGATCAAGGGATTTCTGAGCGTCCACAAGCACAAGCGACGGCTGAAGCGGGGCGAGTTTTTTCCGCCGTTCTTATATATGTCGGTGATCAACAGCTGCAATCTCCGCTGCCAGGGCTGTTGGGTCGACGTCGGGGCGAAGCAGAGTCGGATCGAGGTCGACGCGGCCAATAAAACGATCACGCAGGCCAAGGCGATGGGAAATTCGTTTTTCGGAATCCTTGGGGGCGAGCCGTTTATGCACAAGGATCTGATGGAGATCTTCAAAGCGCATCCGGACGCCTATTTCCAGGTCTTTACAAACGGCCACTTTATCACCGACGAGGTCGCCGCCGAACTGCATCAACTGGGGAACGTGACGCCGTTGATCAGTGTCGAGGGGAGCGAGATCATCAGCGATCAGCGCCGCGGCCGCGAAGGGGTGCTGAATCAGACGATGGAAGGAATCCGGGCGGCGCTGCGAAACAATCTGATGGTTGGTGTCTGCACAAGCGTTTGCCAGACAAATATCGACGATCTCGTCAACGACGCCTGGGTCGATCGGTTGATCGAGATGGGTGTCATGTATTGTTGGTTCCACGTCTATCGTCCCTGCGGTCCCGACGCCAATCCCGATCTCTCGCTGACCAGTGACCAACAGCGCCGCGTGCGGCAGTTTGTTGTCGACACGCGAGCTACCAAACCGATCATCGTTGTCGATGCCTACCACGACGGCGCGGGGAATGCTTTGTGCCCGGCGGTGACCGGCTTCACGCACCACATCGGCCCTTGGGGCGATATCGAGCCCTGCCCGATCATTCAATTGGCTGCCGAAACGATTCACGACGATCGGCCGTTGAAGGAGAAGTTCAACGAGTCGGAGTTTTTGCGCGACTTCCGCCACATGACAGCGCAGAACACTCGCGGATGTGTCGTGATGGAGCGGCCCGACATCTTGGTCCAGATCGCCGAGAAGCATGGTGCGCGCGACACGACCGCTCGCGGCACAGCGATCGAAGAACTCAAAGCGATGCAACCGCGCCGCAGCCAATACGTGCCGGGCAATGAAATTCCCGAGCGGAATCTCGCTTATCGGTTAGCCAAAAAGTTCTGCTTCAGCGACTTCGGCGCCTACGACCAGCAAGCCTTCACGCAGGCCAGTTGGACCGACCCAGGCGAATCGCCAACTCCGGCAGGCGGACGATCTCCATCACAGTTGCCCGTGATCTCGTCGAAGTAA